A window of the Cicer arietinum cultivar CDC Frontier isolate Library 1 chromosome 6, Cicar.CDCFrontier_v2.0, whole genome shotgun sequence genome harbors these coding sequences:
- the LOC101504628 gene encoding dirigent protein 22-like → MATLISQSIFFFILLSFYTLTIIVAQDETGFVSSIDPKLLRKKQHASHFRFYWQDIVGGNNATSIPIIPPLPKFNNSFSAFGLVRIIDNALTVGPNLSSKLLGRAQGFYASTSQTELDFLMVMNFALFEGKYNGSTITILGRNVANNKVRELPVIGGSGVFRFAKGYAEASTYSFDPLSGDATIEYNVYVSHQI, encoded by the coding sequence ATGGCTACACTTATTTCCCAAAGtatatttttcttcattctCCTCTCTTTCTACACTCTCACAATCATAGTTGCACAAGATGAGACCGGTTTTGTGAGCTCAATAGATCCTAAGTTACTTAGAAAAAAACAACATGCAAGCCATTTTAGGTTTTATTGGCAAGACATCGTGGGTGGAAACAATGCCACCTCAATTCCAATAATTCCTCCACTCCCTAAATTCAACAATTCATTTAGTGCTTTTGGTTTGGTGAGAATAATTGACAATGCTTTAACCGTTGGACCAAATTTAAGCTCAAAGCTTTTGGGAAGAGCTCAAGGGTTTTATGCCTCTACCTCACAAACCGAGCTAGATTTTCTTATGGTTATGAATTTTGCCTTATTTGAAGGAAAATATAATGGAAGCACAATTACTATATTGGGAAGAAATGTTGCTAACAATAAGGTTAGAGAGTTGCCTGTGATTGGTGGAAGTGGTGTTTTTAGGTTTGCTAAGGGATATGCTGAAGCTAGCACTTATTCTTTTGATCCCTTATCGGGGGATGCTACCATTGAATATAATGTCTATGTTTCtcatcaaatataa
- the LOC113787016 gene encoding uncharacterized protein, translated as MRTEWKTQTCNRNLCDRNLRKDQLGGVIFGCTKNTMKECLSKQLFGLPTRHFSYVQNIDPGLPLFLFNYSDRKLHGIFEASSKGKMYMDPYAWIDDDFSDKTQYPAQVKVRVRIQCHPLSEDKFGHAIAKNYYSDNHFRFELDHRQTSNLMYLLASMAIAPGTPIPRCNTKWRTLNRSLSSREMRDGDIKQLYNRPIKKQIDEDDKNLIYKKLLKLARDKECGELSLLHHAHNVDDAPYIEMPTYLEQMGASSCASIENQYTVFQFGQGVEELGAFKQAQLQENFYLEEKLMKTSLEIQHVKHHCTIFECTNVEQTTMQSTIELHLNSKRSSLSKGSFEGATTNGFECLTNVEMLDLDRGRWMSTHSILDKRIIRAAMELNLSLHDGKDGYNGLEYLKYTIGSFDECTMIPYIELFNPCFDAKMQITNNMEEFAYEYTGPKESKFVKTF; from the exons ATGAGGACAGAATGGAAAACACAAACTTGTAATAGGAATTTATGTGATAGGAATCTGAGAAAGGATCAACTTGGTGGGGTCATATTTGGATGCACTAAGAATACAATGAAAGAATGTCTATCTAAACAACTCTTTG GACTACCGACACGACACTTTTCCTATGTGCAAAATATTGATCCCGGGTTGCCTTTGTTTCTATTCAACTATAGTGATAGGAAGCTTCATGGAATTTTTGAGGCATCATCTAAAGGAAAAATGTACATGGACCCTTATGCATGGATTGATGACGATTTTTCAGATAAAACACAATATCCTGCACAG GTGAAAGTTCGTGTTCGAATTCAGTGTCATCCATTGTCCGAAGATAAATTTGGGCATGCAATTGCAAAGAACTATTATTCTGATAACCATTTTCGATTTGAACTCGACCATAGACAAACAAGCAATCTAATGTATTTGCTCGCGTCTATGGCAATAGCTCCTGGTACGCCCATACCGCGATGTAATACAAAGTGGAGAACCCTAAATCGATCTCTTTCATCGCGTGAAATGAGAG ATGGAGACATCAAACAATTGTATAATCGCCCGATTAAGAAGCAGATAGATGAAGATGACAAAAATCTTATTTATAAGAAACTATTGAAATTAGCTCGTGATAAGGAATGTGGAGAACTATCTTTACTACACCATGCACACAACGTAGATGACGCTCCTTATATAGAGATGCCAACATATTTAGAACAGATGGGAGCGAGTTCATGTGCTTCAATTGAGAATCAATACACCGTATTTCAG TTTGGGCAAGGAGTTGAAGAACTCGGAGCTTTCAAACAAGCACAATTGCAGGAGAATTTTTATCTAGAAGAAAAGTTG ATGAAGACATCATTGGAAATTCAACATGTGAAACATCATTGTACAATATTTGAATGTACAAATGTTGAGCAAACAACTATGCAATCAACTATTGAGTTGCATTTGAACTCTAAACGATCATCActttcaaaaggaagttttgaAG GTGCTACTACCAATGGATTTGAATGCTTAACAAATGTTGAGATGCTTGATTTAGATCGTGGAAGATGGATGTCTACTCATTCAATTTTAGATAAG AGAATTATTCGTGCTGCAATGGAACTCAATCTTTCACTTCATGATGGCAAGGATGGATACAATGGACTTGAATATTTAAA GTATACTATTGGTAGCTTTGATGAATGCACAATGATTCCATATATTGAACTCTTTAATCCATGTTTTGATGCAAAGATGCAAATAACGAATAATATGGAAGAATTTGCATATGAATATACGGGACCAAAGGAATCAAAGTTCGTAAAAACATTTTAG
- the LOC101504096 gene encoding uncharacterized protein yields the protein MPCLYISTNVNLDGVNLDPIFSQATTAISTIIGKPEKFVMVLLKGSVPIQFESNKEPAAYGELISMGGINPEVKKNLIGTIGRILQSNLSIPTTRFFLKVFDTTAIPKKNSKM from the exons ATGCCTTGCCTTTACATCTCCACCAACGTTAACTTAGATGGAGTTAACCTCGATCCCATCTTTTCTCAAGCCACCACTGCTATCTCCACAATCATCGGAAAACCAGAGAAG TTTGTGATGGTTCTATTGAAGGGGTCAGTGCCAATACAGTTTGAATCTAACAAAGAACCAGCTGCATATGGTGAACTAATTTCAATGGGTGGCATAAATCCAGAAGTGAAGAAGAATTTAATTGGTACCATTGGCAGAATCTTACAGTCCAACCTATCTATACCAACGACACGTTTTTTTCTCAAAGTCTTTGATACAACAGCAATCCCTAAAAAGAACTCCAAAATGTAG